Genomic segment of Yoonia sp. R2331:
CGGACTGCTCTTCTACCCGGTCCAGTACGAGGGCGAAGAGTCCTCCAAGAACGTGTTCTACACAGGCGCCGCTCCGAACCAGCAGGCGATCCCTGCGGTGGATTACTTCCTTGAAGAACTGGGCGTCGAAAAATTCGCGCTGCTGGGCACCGACTATGTCTATCCCCGCACCACCAATAACATCCTCGAAAGCTATCTGCAGGACAATGGCATTGCCGCAGACGACATCTTCGTAAACTACACACCCTTCGGTCATTCGGACTGGGCAACCATCGTTGCTGACGTGGTCGCACTGGGCGAAGACGGCAAACAGGTCGGCGTGATCTCAACCATCAATGGTGACGCCAACATCGGCTTCTACAAAGAACTCGCCGCGGCCGGTGTCTCGGCTGACGACATCCCCGTCGTGGCCTTTTCTGTAGGTGAGGAAGAGCTTTCCGGCCTTGATACCTCCAACCTCGTCGGTCACCTCGCCGCCTGGAACTACTTCCAGTCTGCCGACACCGAGGCCAACGCCGAGTTCATCGCCGCATGGAAGGCCTTTGCCGGTGAAGAGCGTGTGACCAACGACCCGATGGAGGCGCATTACATCGGCTTCAACATGTGGGTGAACGCCGTCACTGCGGCTGAAACGACGGATGTCGATGCCGTGCGCACAGCGATGTATGGTCAGGAATTTCCGAACCTGACCGGTGGCACAGCCGTCATGCTGCCCAACCACCACCTCGCCAAGCCTGTCCTGATCGGTGAAATCACCGCTGACGGTCAATTCGACATCATCAGCCAGACATCTGAAGTTCCGGGCGACGCATGGACAGACTTCCTGCCCGAAAGCGCCGTGCTGACCTCTGATTGGAAAGACCTTGGCTGCGGCATGTACAACACCGAGACAGAGACCTGCGTGCAGCTCACCTCGAACTACTAAGACCTCCCCGGCGGCGCGAGGCATCGCGCCGCCACCCCCTCCTGAATACCCGGAAGACCCCAATGCGCATTCTGCTCAGTGCCATCGCTTTTGTCGTTTGTGCAATGACCGCGCAGGCCCAAGACCTGCAAACGCTCCTGCAGGACAACGCCGCGCAAATCGCCAAGCCGTCGCGCAATTCCATTGGCACCGTGCTGGATGACATGGTCGCCACGGGCCTGCCACAGGTCCCCACCTTCCTCGAAGAATGGTCAGACAAAAACGTCTGGCAGAACGAAGAAACCGGCATCTTCTTCATCGCAACCGAAAACGACGACACCCTGACCCTGACAGACATCGACAGCGGCGCGCAAACCACCGCCCCCGCTGACGGATTTAAACAACTCAAACCCAACGGCGGCGTCCGCCGTGTCATTGGCACCGCCCTTGTGCAGTTCCAACTGATTGACCCCGACACCACCCGCCGCGCCGCAGCCCTCGAAAGTATCGCGCGCAGGCCAGAGGCGTCCCAACTCGCACCCCTCATGGCCTCCCTCGACGGCGAAGATGACCTAGACCTGCTGGCCCGCAAACAAAACCTGATCACTATTCTTTCCGCTCGTTTCGCCGAAACACCTCAGGCGCGGATCGCCGCGATTGAGACTTTGGCGCAGGAAACCTCCGTTGAAACCCGCGCCGTCCTCAACCAGATCCTCGCCACCCAGCCCAGTGTCGCCGCCACGCTCCCCGACGCCAATATCGCGGTCCAACACGACCCGATGACCGACCCCGATGCGTTCTACGCCGCCCTTGTGGATGCAGACCTCGCTCCGCCGTTGACCACTGCCGCCGACATCCGCGCCGCGATGGAGGCGAACATCACCGACGGCCGCGTCGGAAATACCCCCACCGCGCAGCTGAACACCGACGCCGCCCGTGCAGCGGCCTATGCAACCCTCGCCGCTGCCGGCACCATCCCACCGCTCGTGGGCCTGCCCGAACGCGACGCCGCCCTGCAATCTCATGTCTTCTTTGACACCTATACCGAAGACGACGCCACCATCACAGCCGCCGCCCGCACCGCCCTTGATCGGGTGGAAAGCGCGGTCTCGCTTGCCCAAACCGTCGACCTTGGCCTTGATGCGCTTTCGCTTGCCTCAATCTACTTCCTTGCCGCGATCGGCCTTGCGATCACCTTTGGCGTCATGGGCGTGATCAACATGGCGCATGGCGAATTCATCATGATGGGCGCTTACACCGGCTACGTGATCCAGCTATTTGTGCCCGATTACACCATCGCCATCCTGATCGCCCTGCCCACGGCCTTTGCCATCACCTTCGCCGCCGGTGTCACGATGGAACGCCTCGTGATCCGCCACCTTTACCACCGCCCGCTGGAAACCTTGCTGGCGACCTTCGGCATCTCTATTGCCCTGCAACAGCTCGCCAAAAACATCTTCGGCACCCAGGCCCGTCCGCTGACCTCTCCGGCCTGGCTCGATGGTGCATGGATCATCTCTGACGTGATCCAGATCAGCTACATCCGCATCGCCATTTTCCTGCTGGCCCTGATCTTTCTGGCGCTGATCCTCTTCGTGCTCAAACGCACGCGGCTGGGGCTCGAGGTCCGCGCTGTCACGCAAAACCCCGGCATGGCCGCCTCCATGGGCATCAACCCCGATCGGATCAACATGCTGACCTTTGGCTTCGGCTCGGGCATTGCGGGTATCGCCGGTGTCGCCATCGGCCTCTACGCCAAAGTGACCTCTGAAATGGGCGCCGACTACATCGTGCAAAGCTTCATGACCGTGGTCGTCGGCGGTGTCGGCAACGTCTGGGGCACACTCGCCGGGGCCTCCCTCATCGGTGGCCTGCAAAAGGGCATCGAATGGTTCAACCCTTCCAACACGCTGGCCGCCCAAACCTACATGATCCTTTTCATCATCCTCTTCATCCAATTCCGGCCCAAAGGCATCGTCGCTCTCAAAGGCCGGGCCGCGGCGGACTGACCCCATGCTTCTTCTGGCCAAAATAATCCCGGGGAGGTCTGGAGGGGCAGCGCCCCTCCAGCGTCGCGACGCATGCAATGCGGCGCAAACCAAGTCAAAGGGCACCACACATGCAAAATAGCTTCATCGCCCGCAACCCTTCGGTCCTTTGGTTCCTGGCTGCCCTGGGCCTCTTCACCTTCGGCGTGACGATCCTGTCAGAGGCGACCGGCCTCGGCCTGATCTCCACCTCCTTTGTCAAGACACTGGGCAAAACCCTTTGCCTCTGCCTCATCGCCATCGCGATGGACGTGGTCTGGGGCTACTGCGGCATCCTCAGCCTGGGCCACTTCGCCTTTTTCGGCATCGGCGGCTATGCCATCGGCATGTGGCTGATGTACGCCCGGACCGAGGCAATCGTGCTTGACAATCTCGCCTCCCAAACCATCCCCGCCACCCCGCAAGAGATTTCGGACGCCATTGGCAACCAGATCTTTGGCGTGGTCGGTTCGTCCGAGTTTCCCGTGATCTGGGCCTTTGCCGATAGCCTGATCCTGCAACTGGCGATGGTCGTCCTGATCCCCGGCGCGCTGGCGCTTGTCTTCGGCTGGCTCGCCTTCCGTAGCCGCGTCACGGGTGTCTACCTCTCCATCCTGACCCAGGCCATGACGCTGGCGCTCTCGCTCTACCTCTTCCAGAACGACAGCGGCTTGCGCGGCAACAACGGCCTCTCTGGGCTGCAAAATATCCCCGGGTTCGAGGCAACGCCACAAGCCACGATCTCCATCATCTTCTTCCTCGCCTCCGCCTTTGCCCTTGGCGCGGGCTACCTGTTCTTTGCTTGGGTGGTCTCAGGCAAAATGGGCAGCGTCGTGCAAGGCATCCGCGACAATGAGGCGCGCGTGCGGTTCCTCGGTTATCAGGTCGAGCACTACAAACTCTTCATCTTCACCATCACCGCAGTGGTCTCCGGCATCGCGGGCGCGCTTTACTACCCGCAAGCGGGCATCATCAACCCCGGTGAAATCGCCCCCATCGCCTCGATCTATCTGGCGGTCTGGGTTGCCATCGGCGGACGCGGCCGGCTCTACGGCGCCGTCATTGGGGCCGCCTTTGTCTCGCTCCTCTCAAGCTGGTTCACCGGCGGAAGCGCGCCCGATATCAACCTCGGGTTCTACACAATCCAATGGACCGACTGGTGGCTGGTGCTCTTGGGCCTCTCCTTTGTGGTCGTCACGCTTTACTTCCCCAAAGGCATCGGCGGGCTCTTTGACTATCTGGTAAGGAAGCCATCATGATCGCCACACTTCTCGAGGTCTCCGGCGTCACCGTCACCTTTGACGGCTTCCGCGCCATCAACAACCTCTCGATCCAGTTCCCGCCTACGGGTCTGCGCGCGATCATCGGCCCCAATGGCGCAGGCAAGACCACCTTCATGGATATCGTCACCGGCAAGACCAAACCGGATGAAGGCCACGTCATCTGGGGCGAAGAAAACGTCTCACTCCTCGGGTTGTCGGAATCCGATATCGCCACCCGTGGCATCGGGCGCAAATTCCAGAAACCCACCGTGTTCGAGGCGCAGACCGTCCGCCAAAACCTCGCGATGGCGCTCAAAAACCCGCGCAGCCCTTTCGCGGTACTCACCCACCGCAAGACGCCACAAAACGCCGCCAAGATCGAAGCCATCGCCGATGAAATCGGCCTGACCGACAGCCTGACCCGCATCGCCGGAGAGCTTTCTCACGGCCAAAAACAATGGCTCGAAATTGGGATGCTGCTGGCCCAAGATCCGCGCCTTTTGCTGGTCGATGAACCCGCCGCAGGCATGACGGTCGAGGAGCGTGAGAAGACCACCGACATCCTGCGCCGCGCCGCTGAAACCCGGTCCGTTGTGGTGGTCGAACACGATATGGAATTTGTCCGCCGCCTCGATTGCAAGGTCACTGTCCTGCACGAAGGGGCTGTGCTGGCCGAAGGCTCGCTCGACCACGTCACATCCAACCAAACCGTCATCGACGTCTATCTGGGGCGCGGCCATGCTTGAAGTCAGCAACATCAACCTGCGCTACGGCCAGTCTCAGATCCTCTATGACATCAGCCTGACCGCCCAGCCGGGCCAGATCACAGCACTGATGGGCAACAACGGCGCGGGCAAAACCAGCCTCTTGAAGGCCATCGCCGGTCGCCACACCGCCTTTGACGGGCAGATCACCCTGAACGGCCAATCGGCCCAATTCGGCAACCCGCACCAAGCGGCCCGCGCAGGCATTGCCTATGTTCCGCAGGGGCGAGAGGTCTTTGCGATGATGACCGTGCAGGAAAATCTGGAAACCGGCTTTGCCTGCCTGCCCAAGGATCAGCACATGATCCCCGACATGATCTTTGACCTCTTTCCTGTGCTCAAAGACATGCGTGCGCGCCGGGGTGGTGACCTGTCCGGCGGCCAGCAACAGCAACTTGCGATCGCGCGGGCGCTGATTGCGCAGCCGAAAGTCCTGCTTCTGGATGAACCCACCGAAGGCATCCAGCCCAATGTGATTGAACAGATTGGCGACGCCCTCCGCCTGCTGCGTGAACAGGGCAATATGGCGATTGTCTTGGTCGAACAGAACGCAGATTTCGCCTATGCGCTGGGCGATGCCTTTACGCTGATTGCATCAGGCCGTCACCAGATGTCTGCGGCCAAGTCAGAGCTGTCAAAGCCTGATCTGATCGCCGAAATGGCACTCTGAGCCGCGTCGGTTCATGACCCCTCTGCCATGGGTTTCCGTCCCAACACCCGTTGCTGATACAGCGCCGTGACCTGTTCCTTGCGCGCCGCGATCATCTCGGGCGAGGCGGGCTGCCGCGACCGTTCCAACGCCGCATAGGCAGCATAGGGGTTGTGCGGTTCCTGCGCGCGGGCCGCACTGTTTCCGGTGAGCGAGATATCGTCCAGATCGTGCCCCTGATATTTTGATCCGCGTGGCCCAAAGGGCGGCGGGCCATAGCTGTTGTCACGCGGGTCAGACGGCAGCACCATAAAGACCAGCATCACCACCCAGCCAAGTGGCACCAGATTAATCAGATACCAGAACCCCGACTTGTCCGTGTCATGCAACCGCCGCACCGTGACGGTGAACTGCGGGATGATGTTCACGATCAGCCAGAAGCTGGTGAAATAGCTGAACGGGTTCAGGCTGACGGGCTGGAACGGGTCATAAAGATAGACGTCAAACGCCAAGGCGGCACAGGTGATGATGATATACATCAGGAAATACCACCAATACTCTGACCGCGTCGCGCGTCCGCGCAGCGTAAAGTATTTGCTCATCACTGAATCGAGTGCTGCAAAAGGTCCCATCTGCCTGTCCCTTGGGTTGTGTTCCCGTCAGGCTAATGCGCGGCCAAGGCGCAAATTGGAACGGAACAGGGCAATTCCGGGGCCGCCCTGATCCATATCAGCTTTTGGCTGTCTTGCTGCCGATCTTGGTCTCTGTGCCTTTGCGCAACCGCTGGATATTGCCCCAATGGCGCCCATAGATCAGCAAGCCCAGCAGACACCCCAGAATGAAAATCTGGCCCTGCGCGACCAGCACAGCAGCAATCGGTGTCCAGCCTGCCGTCATCAGTGCCGCCAGCGACGAATAGCGCGACACCGCGGCCGTCAAAAGCCAGATCGCGCCCGCCGCCAGCCCCGCAGGCCATGCCAGCGCAAAGATCACGCCGAAATAGGTGGCGACTCCCTTGCCGCCACGAAACTTCAGCCAGATCGGAAAGCAATGACCGACCAGCGCGGCCAGTGCTGCGACCTGTGCCGCCACCTCGCCGCCCATCGCGTATCCCACGGCTACAGCTGCGGCCCCTTTCAGCGCATCAAAGATCAACGTGAGTGCTGCGGCTTTCTTGTTGCCTGTGCGCAGCACATTGGTGGCCCCGATATTGCCCGACCCGACCTTGCGCAAATCGCCAAGGCCCATCACCCGCGCCAGCAAGACGCCCGACGGGATCGTACCCAGCAGATAACCGATGATCGCCACGATCATCAGCACATTCACCGCCACATCCATGACCGGCATGTCAGAGCCTCCCGCTCACCTCGACCCCATCCACCCAGGTCCCCAGAACCTTGCCCTGCAACCGCGCACCGTCAAAGGGGGTGTTCTTGGATTTCGACTGCAGTGTTGCACGATCCAGCACAAAAGGCGCATCAGGATCAAACAGCACCAGATCCGCCGGACACCCGATCCGCAGCCGCCCCGCCGCCAGCCCCAGCCGCCGCGCGGGGTTCAGCGCCATCGCCCGGAAGAGCTGTGGCAGGGTCAGGTGCCCTTCGTGGTACAACCGCAACGCCGCCGGCAGCAGTGTCTCAAGGCCGACCGCCCCGCTTGCGGCCTCTTCAAACGGCAACCGCTTGCTTTCTTCGTCCTGCGGTGTGTGCATCGAACTGATGATGTCAATCAGCCCATCCGCCACCGCCTGCACCATCGCCAACCGGTCATCTTCAGACCGCAATGGCGGTTTAAGCTTAAAGAACGTCCGGTAGTCCGCCACGTCCAATTCGTTAAGCGTCAGATGATGCACGCCAATGCCTGCAGTAATATCCAGCCCGTTGCGCTTGGCGCGTTCCAGCGCGGGCAGGGCGCGGGCTGTGGTGATCTGATCGGCGTGATACTTCGCCCCTGTCATCTCAAGCAGACCAATGTCGCGGTCCAGCGCCATGCGCTCGGCCATCGGTGACACACCGGGCAACCCGCGCAGGCTGGCGAACTTGCCGCTGGTCACCGCAGCACCTTCGCTTAGCCCCGGTTCCTGCACATGGGCAATCACCAGCGCGTCCAGCGAACGGGCATAGGTCAGCGCGCGCGAAAAAACCTTGGTGTCCGCCACCACCCGGTCGCAATCGGTGAACGCCACCGCGCCCGCGTCCTGCAAAAACCCGATCTCGGTCATCTCGCGCCCCGCGCGCCCCTTGGTCAGGGCCGCCATCGGCAGAACATGCACCGGCGCGTCTTCCTGTGCGCGGCGTTCCACGAACTCCAGCGTCTCGGGCGTGTCAATTGCAGGCAGCGTATCGGGCCGCGTGACGATCGTCGTCACACCCCCTGCCGCCGCCGCGCGGCCTGCACTGCGAAAGCTTTCCTTGTGCCGCTCACCGGGCTCGCTGACCTTGACGCCAATGTCGACAATCCCAGGGGCCAGACACATACCGCCACATTCAATGACCTGCGCCCCTTTGACCTTTGGTGTGTCCTCATAAACCCCCGTAATCACCCCGTCCTCAACCAGCAACGCCCCAAGGCTATCGGTCAAGGCCACCGGCTGGATCAAACGGGCATTGGTGAACAGGGTTTTTGTCATGTGCGGCTCTTCTCAGCAGTTCCGCACGGTGTATGGACCACAGCGCACAGGGTCAATCACCCTGCGTTTTGCGCTACCACATCATCGCAACCGTATCGCCTGCTGCCCAGTTGTAATACAGCCTGATCCGCAGCTTGTAGCTGCGCCCTTTGATCAACCGGACCGTGAACCGCGCATTGCGGTCAAAGCCGCTGTCGTCGTCGCCTTTTTGATAAACCGGTGTGCCGTCGATATCCTCAAACAAGACCATCACTGTGTCCGACCGCCCAAAGGTGGAAAAGGTATAGTCGCGCGAATGTTCCGGGATCACCGCGAAATTGGCCTGTTCCCCTGCCATCAGCGACAAGCGTTGCGATTCAAACGGCTTCATTTGCCGCATCCCACCCTCTCGGGCCATCGGCGGATAGAACCGTTGCACGACCTCCTTGTCCTTGTCCGATAATCCCAGGGCCGGGTTCAACCCGCCCCGGAATTGCGTTGGCTGGTCTATCAAACCGGCGGCAAAGGCATAATGCATCACCGAATCCGGGTTCCAATTGCTGCCATCCACCGATGACGGGTCCAGCGTGTTCAGAATGTTGTTGTCGGTCTTCGCCTCATCCCAGGGCGGGTTCTGGGTGCGGGCGAAATAGTCGTAAACCGCCTGCCGGTTCCAGATAATGCCCGCATTCGGGTTCTGGTGTTCGTGCTTGAAGCCCAACGCATGGCCGATCTCGTGGATCGCGGTATCCAACCCGTTGGACCCGCTCTGCGTCAGGTCCCAGCCAAAGTTCATCGTGCGCTCGGCCTGACCGATGCGCAGGGCGACAGTCCCGACATAGGACCAGGACCCGACGTTGCGCTGAAACCCGATCCGCAACTCGGCATCAGCGATGTCGCTGACCTCTTCGAACGTCAGCCCGATGCCCACGTCCTTCCAGACGTCAAAGGCCTCTCGGACG
This window contains:
- a CDS encoding DUF805 domain-containing protein encodes the protein MSKYFTLRGRATRSEYWWYFLMYIIITCAALAFDVYLYDPFQPVSLNPFSYFTSFWLIVNIIPQFTVTVRRLHDTDKSGFWYLINLVPLGWVVMLVFMVLPSDPRDNSYGPPPFGPRGSKYQGHDLDDISLTGNSAARAQEPHNPYAAYAALERSRQPASPEMIAARKEQVTALYQQRVLGRKPMAEGS
- the urtB gene encoding urea ABC transporter permease subunit UrtB — protein: MRILLSAIAFVVCAMTAQAQDLQTLLQDNAAQIAKPSRNSIGTVLDDMVATGLPQVPTFLEEWSDKNVWQNEETGIFFIATENDDTLTLTDIDSGAQTTAPADGFKQLKPNGGVRRVIGTALVQFQLIDPDTTRRAAALESIARRPEASQLAPLMASLDGEDDLDLLARKQNLITILSARFAETPQARIAAIETLAQETSVETRAVLNQILATQPSVAATLPDANIAVQHDPMTDPDAFYAALVDADLAPPLTTAADIRAAMEANITDGRVGNTPTAQLNTDAARAAAYATLAAAGTIPPLVGLPERDAALQSHVFFDTYTEDDATITAAARTALDRVESAVSLAQTVDLGLDALSLASIYFLAAIGLAITFGVMGVINMAHGEFIMMGAYTGYVIQLFVPDYTIAILIALPTAFAITFAAGVTMERLVIRHLYHRPLETLLATFGISIALQQLAKNIFGTQARPLTSPAWLDGAWIISDVIQISYIRIAIFLLALIFLALILFVLKRTRLGLEVRAVTQNPGMAASMGINPDRINMLTFGFGSGIAGIAGVAIGLYAKVTSEMGADYIVQSFMTVVVGGVGNVWGTLAGASLIGGLQKGIEWFNPSNTLAAQTYMILFIILFIQFRPKGIVALKGRAAAD
- a CDS encoding matrixin family metalloprotease; the encoded protein is MAARPTQTTRIAELEDRIEELEDRLSDAVTTYRHDHQHGDNDDIGHFCALPELPKRDFEDGISPDRENAILATGDKWVNGTNIKYFMFDDGLFGGPRAQQDVVREAFDVWKDVGIGLTFEEVSDIADAELRIGFQRNVGSWSYVGTVALRIGQAERTMNFGWDLTQSGSNGLDTAIHEIGHALGFKHEHQNPNAGIIWNRQAVYDYFARTQNPPWDEAKTDNNILNTLDPSSVDGSNWNPDSVMHYAFAAGLIDQPTQFRGGLNPALGLSDKDKEVVQRFYPPMAREGGMRQMKPFESQRLSLMAGEQANFAVIPEHSRDYTFSTFGRSDTVMVLFEDIDGTPVYQKGDDDSGFDRNARFTVRLIKGRSYKLRIRLYYNWAAGDTVAMMW
- the urtA gene encoding urea ABC transporter substrate-binding protein, coding for MRLPAFTLASLLASTAIASAECADPIKVGVLHSLSGTMAISETTLKDTMLMLIEQQNAAGGVLGCELEAVVVDPASDWPLFAEKARELLTVHEVDVIFGNWTSVSRKSVLPVIEELNGLLFYPVQYEGEESSKNVFYTGAAPNQQAIPAVDYFLEELGVEKFALLGTDYVYPRTTNNILESYLQDNGIAADDIFVNYTPFGHSDWATIVADVVALGEDGKQVGVISTINGDANIGFYKELAAAGVSADDIPVVAFSVGEEELSGLDTSNLVGHLAAWNYFQSADTEANAEFIAAWKAFAGEERVTNDPMEAHYIGFNMWVNAVTAAETTDVDAVRTAMYGQEFPNLTGGTAVMLPNHHLAKPVLIGEITADGQFDIISQTSEVPGDAWTDFLPESAVLTSDWKDLGCGMYNTETETCVQLTSNY
- the plsY gene encoding glycerol-3-phosphate 1-O-acyltransferase PlsY; the protein is MPVMDVAVNVLMIVAIIGYLLGTIPSGVLLARVMGLGDLRKVGSGNIGATNVLRTGNKKAAALTLIFDALKGAAAVAVGYAMGGEVAAQVAALAALVGHCFPIWLKFRGGKGVATYFGVIFALAWPAGLAAGAIWLLTAAVSRYSSLAALMTAGWTPIAAVLVAQGQIFILGCLLGLLIYGRHWGNIQRLRKGTETKIGSKTAKS
- the pyrC gene encoding dihydroorotase; translation: MTKTLFTNARLIQPVALTDSLGALLVEDGVITGVYEDTPKVKGAQVIECGGMCLAPGIVDIGVKVSEPGERHKESFRSAGRAAAAGGVTTIVTRPDTLPAIDTPETLEFVERRAQEDAPVHVLPMAALTKGRAGREMTEIGFLQDAGAVAFTDCDRVVADTKVFSRALTYARSLDALVIAHVQEPGLSEGAAVTSGKFASLRGLPGVSPMAERMALDRDIGLLEMTGAKYHADQITTARALPALERAKRNGLDITAGIGVHHLTLNELDVADYRTFFKLKPPLRSEDDRLAMVQAVADGLIDIISSMHTPQDEESKRLPFEEAASGAVGLETLLPAALRLYHEGHLTLPQLFRAMALNPARRLGLAAGRLRIGCPADLVLFDPDAPFVLDRATLQSKSKNTPFDGARLQGKVLGTWVDGVEVSGRL
- the urtC gene encoding urea ABC transporter permease subunit UrtC is translated as MQNSFIARNPSVLWFLAALGLFTFGVTILSEATGLGLISTSFVKTLGKTLCLCLIAIAMDVVWGYCGILSLGHFAFFGIGGYAIGMWLMYARTEAIVLDNLASQTIPATPQEISDAIGNQIFGVVGSSEFPVIWAFADSLILQLAMVVLIPGALALVFGWLAFRSRVTGVYLSILTQAMTLALSLYLFQNDSGLRGNNGLSGLQNIPGFEATPQATISIIFFLASAFALGAGYLFFAWVVSGKMGSVVQGIRDNEARVRFLGYQVEHYKLFIFTITAVVSGIAGALYYPQAGIINPGEIAPIASIYLAVWVAIGGRGRLYGAVIGAAFVSLLSSWFTGGSAPDINLGFYTIQWTDWWLVLLGLSFVVVTLYFPKGIGGLFDYLVRKPS
- the urtD gene encoding urea ABC transporter ATP-binding protein UrtD — encoded protein: MATLLEVSGVTVTFDGFRAINNLSIQFPPTGLRAIIGPNGAGKTTFMDIVTGKTKPDEGHVIWGEENVSLLGLSESDIATRGIGRKFQKPTVFEAQTVRQNLAMALKNPRSPFAVLTHRKTPQNAAKIEAIADEIGLTDSLTRIAGELSHGQKQWLEIGMLLAQDPRLLLVDEPAAGMTVEEREKTTDILRRAAETRSVVVVEHDMEFVRRLDCKVTVLHEGAVLAEGSLDHVTSNQTVIDVYLGRGHA
- the urtE gene encoding urea ABC transporter ATP-binding subunit UrtE, giving the protein MLEVSNINLRYGQSQILYDISLTAQPGQITALMGNNGAGKTSLLKAIAGRHTAFDGQITLNGQSAQFGNPHQAARAGIAYVPQGREVFAMMTVQENLETGFACLPKDQHMIPDMIFDLFPVLKDMRARRGGDLSGGQQQQLAIARALIAQPKVLLLDEPTEGIQPNVIEQIGDALRLLREQGNMAIVLVEQNADFAYALGDAFTLIASGRHQMSAAKSELSKPDLIAEMAL